The Rhodococcus sp. X156 genome window below encodes:
- a CDS encoding alpha/beta fold hydrolase, whose translation MQITELLDVRTWRAFDVDDSGRVLAGWDDSGSVQLVELSPDGPPTVLTDLPGSCSGRYLPGERTIVVQHDDGGNERAQLSLLHPDRAWEDGSLGLTPLVHDPDYIHSLAGVLPGRVVYRTNRGNGVDFEVVLRNVSSGVEEVVYSGGGNVSSVAVSPDSRYTLVLLVGAQPVSTQLVLVDSLAVTADQRVRALTAADEHAAYENAHWLPDSSGFVLTSNHGRDLAALARYDVHDERLTWLVTDDDHELTGWLSPDGATLLVERNAEGWSELALHDGRTGEHLRDLALPTPGVVTSPYPDPRFSPDGATVVLSLAAPSVPGDVLVLDVATAEIRALTDSGAALDGPVSVPQVHRVPAADGEQIPCFTYPPTARTALAGSAVLVVHGGPEGQSRPLFSPVIVALTAAGHTVVVPNVRGSAGYGKRWVSLDDVRLRLDSVADLGAIHDWLPTVDCDPARAALYGGSYGGYMVLAGCAFQPERWRAGVDIVGMSSLVTFLENTSPYRRAAREREYGTLEHDREFLEQASPLSRIDDIQAALLVIHGANDPRVPLSEAEQLHDALTTRGVECDLLVYPDEGHGLAKRVNRMDAYPRAVEFLAKHLA comes from the coding sequence GTGCAGATCACCGAGCTGCTCGACGTCAGGACCTGGCGGGCTTTCGACGTCGACGACTCCGGCCGCGTGCTGGCCGGCTGGGACGACTCCGGGTCGGTCCAGCTGGTGGAGCTGTCGCCGGACGGCCCGCCCACCGTGCTCACCGACCTGCCCGGGTCGTGCTCGGGGCGGTACCTGCCCGGGGAGCGCACCATCGTGGTGCAGCACGACGACGGCGGCAACGAGCGTGCCCAGCTGTCGTTGCTGCACCCCGACCGTGCGTGGGAGGACGGGAGCCTCGGACTGACGCCGCTGGTGCACGACCCGGACTACATCCACTCCCTGGCCGGGGTGCTGCCCGGACGGGTGGTCTACCGGACCAACCGCGGCAACGGGGTGGACTTCGAGGTGGTGCTGCGCAACGTCAGCAGCGGCGTCGAGGAGGTCGTCTACTCCGGCGGTGGCAACGTCTCCTCGGTGGCGGTGTCGCCGGACTCCCGCTACACCCTGGTGCTGCTGGTGGGGGCGCAGCCGGTGTCCACCCAGCTGGTGCTGGTGGACAGCCTGGCCGTCACCGCCGACCAGCGGGTGCGGGCGCTCACCGCCGCCGACGAGCACGCGGCCTACGAGAACGCCCACTGGCTGCCGGACTCCTCGGGCTTCGTGCTCACCAGCAACCACGGCCGGGACCTGGCCGCCCTCGCCCGCTACGACGTGCACGACGAGCGGTTGACGTGGCTGGTGACCGACGACGACCACGAGCTGACCGGCTGGCTGTCCCCCGACGGCGCCACCCTGCTGGTGGAGCGCAACGCCGAGGGCTGGAGCGAGCTGGCGCTGCACGACGGGCGCACCGGCGAGCACCTGCGCGACCTGGCCCTGCCCACCCCGGGCGTGGTCACCTCGCCCTACCCCGATCCGCGGTTCAGCCCGGACGGGGCGACGGTGGTGCTGTCGCTGGCGGCGCCGTCGGTGCCCGGTGACGTGCTGGTGCTGGACGTGGCGACCGCGGAGATCCGTGCGCTCACCGACTCCGGTGCCGCGCTGGACGGGCCGGTGTCGGTGCCGCAGGTGCACCGGGTCCCAGCCGCCGACGGCGAGCAGATCCCCTGCTTCACCTATCCCCCGACGGCACGGACGGCGCTGGCCGGCTCAGCGGTGCTGGTGGTGCACGGCGGCCCGGAGGGGCAGAGCCGCCCGCTGTTCAGTCCCGTCATCGTGGCGCTGACCGCCGCCGGGCACACCGTGGTGGTGCCCAACGTGCGCGGCTCGGCCGGCTACGGCAAGCGCTGGGTGTCGCTGGACGACGTGCGCCTGCGGCTGGACTCGGTGGCCGACCTCGGCGCGATCCACGACTGGTTGCCCACCGTGGACTGCGACCCGGCTCGGGCCGCGCTCTACGGCGGGTCCTACGGCGGCTACATGGTGCTGGCCGGGTGCGCGTTCCAGCCCGAGCGCTGGCGCGCCGGCGTGGACATCGTGGGCATGTCCTCGCTGGTGACCTTCCTGGAGAACACCTCGCCGTACCGGCGGGCGGCGCGGGAGCGCGAGTACGGGACGCTGGAGCACGACCGCGAGTTCCTCGAGCAGGCGTCACCGCTGAGCCGCATCGACGACATCCAGGCCGCGCTGCTGGTCATCCACGGGGCCAACGACCCCCGGGTGCCGCTCAGCGAGGCTGAGCAGCTGCACGACGCGCTGACCACCCGTGGGGTGGAGTGCGACCTGCTGGTGTACCCCGACGAGGGTCACGGGCTGGCCAAGCGGGTGAACCGGATGGACGCCTACCCGCGCGCGGTGGAGTTCCTGGCCAAGCACCTGGCCTGA
- a CDS encoding class I SAM-dependent methyltransferase, giving the protein MTTLRKPPVRSHRTPAPKMNLADIVETLADGRVPVRFTAYDGSATGPENAEIGLHLTAPRGTTYLATAPGDLGMVRAYIAGDLQISGVHPGDPYPVLRTMMDDVKLQRPSPAVLAQITRSLGWELLKPVAPPPQETLPRWRRIANGLRHSRTRDAEAIRKHYDVSNAFYEHVLGPSMTYTCATYATPQTSLEDAQEAKYQLVFDKLGLQPGMRLLDIGCGWGGMVRFAARRGVHAIGATLSAQQAQWAREAIAAEGLTELAEVRFMDYRDVPETGFDAISSIGLTEHIGIDQYPAYFATLRDTLRPGGRLLNHCITRPHNDRRVKTGQFIDRYVFPDGELIGSGTIISEIQDVGLEVRHEENLREHYGLTLRDWNRNLVEHWDECVAEVGEGTAKLWGLYMAGSRLGFERNVVQLHQVLAVKVGEKGDAAVPLRPWWSG; this is encoded by the coding sequence ATGACCACCTTGCGGAAGCCCCCGGTCCGGTCGCACCGGACGCCTGCACCGAAGATGAACCTCGCCGACATCGTCGAGACCCTGGCCGACGGACGGGTCCCGGTGCGCTTCACCGCCTACGACGGCAGCGCCACCGGACCCGAGAACGCCGAGATCGGGCTGCACCTGACCGCCCCGCGCGGCACCACCTACCTCGCCACCGCACCCGGCGACCTGGGCATGGTCCGCGCCTACATCGCCGGCGACCTGCAGATCAGCGGCGTGCACCCGGGTGATCCCTACCCCGTGCTGCGCACGATGATGGACGACGTCAAGCTGCAGCGCCCCTCGCCCGCCGTGCTCGCGCAGATCACCCGGTCGCTGGGCTGGGAGCTGCTCAAGCCGGTGGCCCCGCCGCCACAGGAGACCTTGCCGCGCTGGCGGCGCATCGCCAACGGGCTGCGGCACTCCAGGACCCGCGACGCCGAGGCGATCCGCAAGCACTACGACGTCTCCAACGCCTTCTACGAGCACGTCCTGGGCCCGTCCATGACCTACACCTGCGCCACCTACGCCACCCCGCAGACCTCGCTGGAGGACGCCCAGGAAGCCAAGTACCAGCTGGTCTTCGACAAGCTCGGCCTGCAGCCCGGCATGCGGCTGCTGGACATCGGCTGCGGCTGGGGCGGCATGGTGCGCTTCGCGGCCCGCCGCGGCGTGCACGCCATCGGTGCCACGCTGTCCGCCCAGCAGGCGCAGTGGGCGCGCGAGGCGATCGCGGCCGAGGGGCTGACCGAGCTGGCCGAGGTGCGGTTCATGGACTACCGCGACGTGCCCGAGACCGGCTTCGACGCCATCTCCTCCATCGGCCTCACCGAGCACATCGGCATCGACCAGTACCCGGCCTACTTCGCCACCCTGCGCGACACGCTGCGCCCGGGCGGACGCCTGCTCAACCACTGCATCACCCGCCCGCACAACGACCGGCGAGTGAAGACCGGCCAGTTCATCGACCGCTACGTCTTCCCCGACGGCGAGCTGATCGGCTCGGGCACCATCATCAGCGAGATCCAGGACGTCGGCCTGGAGGTGCGCCACGAGGAGAACCTGCGGGAGCACTACGGGCTGACCCTGCGCGACTGGAACCGCAACCTGGTGGAGCACTGGGACGAGTGCGTGGCCGAGGTCGGCGAGGGCACCGCCAAGCTGTGGGGGCTGTACATGGCCGGGTCCCGGCTCGGCTTCGAGCGCAACGTGGTGCAGCTGCACCAGGTGCTGGCGGTCAAGGTCGGCGAGAAGGGCGACGCGGCCGTGCCGCTGCGCCCGTGGTGGAGCGGTTAG
- a CDS encoding FAD-binding oxidoreductase, which produces MQTPVPAATGDTAGHDAAVRQLIASYRAIPRDATVRLAKKTSNLFRARAAANAPGLDVSGLTGVLRVDPVNRTADVAGMCTYEDLVAATLPHGLAPLVVPQLKTITLGGAVTGLGIESTSFRNGLPHESVLEMDILTGAGEVLTVTPDGEHADLFHGFPNSYGTLGYCTRLRIELEPVQPYVALRHLRLHDLDQLQQQMDAIASAGEHEGVRVDYLDGVVFTAAESYLTLGTLTAEPGPVSDYTGRDIYYRSLQQRSTDRLTIHDYLWRWDTDWFWCSRAFGAQNPTIRRFWPKRLLRSSFYWKLIALDHKYDVADRLEARKGRPPRERVVQDVEVPIERTADFLRWFLDTIPIEPLWLCPLRLREVAGATGTEAGRRTWPLYPLHPGRTYVNVGFWSSVPVDPAGPEGATNRKIEEIVTEFDGHKSLYSDSYYTPETFAELYGDSTYQALKRRYDPESRLLDLYAKAVRRK; this is translated from the coding sequence GTGCAAACGCCTGTGCCCGCCGCCACGGGAGACACCGCCGGCCACGACGCCGCCGTGCGGCAGCTGATCGCCTCCTACCGGGCCATTCCTCGCGATGCCACTGTGCGCCTGGCCAAGAAGACCTCCAACCTCTTCCGCGCCCGGGCTGCTGCCAACGCCCCTGGGCTCGACGTCTCCGGGCTCACCGGCGTCCTGCGCGTCGACCCGGTGAACCGCACCGCCGACGTCGCCGGCATGTGCACCTACGAGGACCTGGTCGCCGCGACCCTCCCGCACGGGCTGGCTCCGCTGGTGGTGCCACAGCTGAAGACGATCACCCTGGGCGGGGCGGTCACCGGGCTGGGCATCGAGTCGACCAGCTTCCGCAACGGGCTGCCGCACGAGTCGGTGCTGGAGATGGACATCCTCACCGGTGCGGGTGAGGTGCTCACCGTGACGCCCGACGGCGAGCACGCCGACCTCTTCCACGGCTTCCCCAACTCCTACGGCACGCTCGGCTACTGCACCCGGCTGCGCATCGAGCTGGAGCCGGTGCAGCCCTACGTGGCGCTGCGGCACCTGCGCTTGCACGACCTCGACCAGCTGCAGCAGCAGATGGACGCCATCGCCTCCGCCGGGGAGCACGAGGGCGTGCGGGTGGACTACCTCGACGGGGTGGTCTTCACCGCCGCGGAGAGCTACCTGACCCTGGGCACCCTCACCGCCGAGCCGGGTCCGGTCAGCGACTACACCGGCCGGGACATCTACTACCGCTCCCTCCAGCAGCGCAGCACCGACCGGCTGACCATCCACGACTACCTGTGGCGCTGGGACACCGACTGGTTCTGGTGCTCCCGCGCGTTCGGGGCGCAGAACCCCACGATCCGCCGCTTCTGGCCCAAGCGACTGCTGCGCAGCTCCTTCTACTGGAAGCTGATCGCGCTGGACCACAAGTACGACGTGGCCGACCGGCTGGAGGCCCGCAAGGGCCGGCCCCCGCGCGAGCGCGTGGTGCAGGACGTCGAGGTACCCATCGAGCGCACGGCGGACTTCCTGCGGTGGTTCCTGGACACCATCCCCATCGAGCCGCTGTGGCTGTGCCCGCTGCGGCTGCGCGAGGTCGCTGGGGCCACCGGCACCGAGGCCGGCCGGCGCACCTGGCCGCTGTACCCGTTGCACCCGGGCCGGACGTACGTCAACGTGGGCTTCTGGTCGTCCGTCCCGGTGGATCCGGCCGGGCCGGAGGGCGCGACGAACCGCAAGATCGAGGAGATCGTCACCGAGTTCGACGGCCACAAGTCGTTGTACTCCGACTCCTACTACACCCCAGAGACGTTCGCCGAGCTCTACGGCGACAGCACCTACCAGGCGCTCAAGCGGCGCTACGACCCCGAGTCAAGGCTGCTCGACCTTTACGCGAAGGCTGTGCGGAGGAAGTAG
- a CDS encoding YbaB/EbfC family nucleoid-associated protein → MQPGGQPDMQQLMQQAQKMQEQLMSAQAELAQTQITGQAGGGLVTATVTGTGDVIALGIDPKVVDPEDVETLQDLVIGAIADASQKAQEKAAQLMGPLAGGGGGLGLPGM, encoded by the coding sequence GTGCAACCCGGTGGCCAGCCCGACATGCAGCAGCTGATGCAGCAGGCACAGAAGATGCAGGAACAGCTCATGAGCGCCCAGGCCGAGCTGGCGCAGACGCAGATCACCGGCCAGGCCGGCGGCGGCCTGGTGACGGCGACGGTGACGGGCACTGGTGACGTGATCGCCCTCGGCATCGACCCCAAGGTGGTCGACCCCGAGGACGTGGAGACGCTGCAGGACCTGGTGATCGGTGCCATCGCCGACGCCAGCCAGAAGGCGCAGGAGAAGGCGGCCCAGCTGATGGGACCGCTGGCTGGTGGCGGCGGCGGGCTGGGCCTGCCGGGAATGTGA
- the recR gene encoding recombination mediator RecR encodes MYEGPVQDLIDELGRLPGVGPKSAQRIAFHLLTVEPADIARLQAALQKVRDGVQFCVVCGTVSEKETCRICADLRRDRSIICVVEEPKDVQAVERTREFRGRYHVLGGALDPMSGVGPDQLRIRELLARLGNQEDGVDVTEVIIATDPNTEGEATATYLVRMMRDFPGLSVTRLASGLPMGGDLEFADEVTLGRALSGRRAM; translated from the coding sequence ATGTATGAAGGCCCGGTTCAGGACCTGATCGACGAGCTGGGCAGGTTGCCCGGCGTGGGCCCCAAGAGTGCGCAGCGCATCGCCTTCCACCTGTTGACGGTGGAGCCGGCGGACATCGCGCGGCTGCAGGCTGCCCTGCAGAAGGTGCGCGACGGCGTCCAGTTCTGCGTGGTGTGCGGCACCGTCTCGGAGAAGGAGACCTGCCGCATCTGCGCCGACCTGCGCCGTGACCGCAGCATCATCTGCGTGGTGGAGGAGCCCAAGGACGTGCAGGCGGTGGAGCGCACCCGGGAGTTCCGGGGGCGCTACCACGTGCTGGGCGGGGCGCTGGACCCGATGTCGGGGGTGGGCCCCGACCAGCTGCGCATCCGGGAGCTGCTGGCCCGGCTGGGCAACCAGGAGGACGGCGTCGACGTCACCGAGGTGATCATCGCCACCGACCCCAACACCGAGGGCGAGGCCACCGCCACCTACCTGGTGCGGATGATGCGCGACTTCCCGGGACTGAGCGTCACCCGGCTGGCGTCCGGGCTGCCGATGGGTGGTGACCTGGAGTTCGCCGACGAGGTGACTCTGGGCCGGGCGCTGTCGGGTCGCCGGGCGATGTAG
- the leuA gene encoding 2-isopropylmalate synthase, with amino-acid sequence MPNHDSFVSTGASRTGRINTPSRPAPADQPRWNTQRGSSMPTHRYRSFADEVERISLPDRTWPEKVIDRAPLWGAVDLRDGNQALIDPMSPARKRRMFDLLVSMGYKEIEVGFPAASQTDFDFVRELVTENAIPDDVTIQVLSQCRPELIERTFAACEGAERAIVHIYNSTSILQRRVVFRADRPAITKIATDGAELTLRLAERYPDTQWRWQYSPESFTGTELGYAAEICNAVTEIWQPTPDQPAIINLPATVEMATPNVYADSIEWMHRNLARRDSVILSLHPHNDRGTGVAAAELGYLAGADRIEGCLFGNGERTGNVCLVTLGLNLLSRGVDPQIDFSDIDEVRRTVEYCNQLPVPERHPYGGDLVYTAFSGSHQDAINKGLDAMKVAADEADSTVEDITWEVPYLPIDPKDVGRTYEAVIRVNSQSGKGGVAYIMKTDHQLTLPRRLQIEFSQSVQRVTDNEGGEVSPKAMWDVFSEDYLDLVSPLERISQKVTAAETDDGLDTITAKVLLNGAEHEITGTGNGPVAAFVDALGELDFDVRVLDYSEHAMSAGGDASAAAYVECAVGETVVWGVGIAPSITTASLRAVLSAVNRAASRA; translated from the coding sequence ATGCCAAACCATGACTCCTTCGTCTCCACCGGTGCGTCCAGGACCGGACGCATCAACACCCCGTCCCGGCCTGCCCCGGCCGACCAGCCCCGGTGGAACACCCAGCGTGGCTCGTCGATGCCCACGCACCGGTACCGCTCCTTCGCCGACGAGGTCGAGCGCATCTCCCTGCCCGACCGCACCTGGCCGGAGAAGGTCATCGACCGGGCACCGCTGTGGGGCGCGGTGGACCTGCGCGACGGCAACCAGGCGCTGATCGACCCGATGAGCCCGGCCCGCAAGCGTCGGATGTTCGACCTGCTGGTCTCCATGGGCTACAAGGAGATCGAGGTGGGCTTCCCGGCCGCGAGCCAGACCGACTTCGACTTCGTCCGCGAGCTGGTCACCGAGAACGCCATCCCCGACGACGTCACCATCCAGGTGCTCAGCCAGTGCCGGCCGGAGCTGATCGAGCGCACCTTCGCCGCGTGCGAGGGTGCCGAGCGCGCCATCGTGCACATCTACAACTCGACCTCGATCCTGCAGCGCCGCGTGGTGTTCCGCGCCGACCGTCCGGCCATCACCAAGATCGCCACGGACGGCGCCGAGCTCACCCTGCGGCTGGCCGAGCGCTACCCCGACACCCAGTGGCGCTGGCAGTACTCGCCGGAGTCGTTCACCGGTACCGAGCTGGGCTACGCCGCCGAGATCTGCAACGCCGTCACCGAGATCTGGCAGCCCACCCCCGACCAGCCGGCGATCATCAACCTGCCCGCCACCGTGGAGATGGCCACCCCCAACGTCTACGCCGACTCCATCGAGTGGATGCACCGCAACCTGGCGCGGCGCGACTCGGTGATCCTCAGCCTGCACCCGCACAACGACCGCGGCACCGGGGTGGCCGCCGCCGAGCTGGGCTACCTGGCCGGCGCCGACCGCATCGAGGGCTGCCTGTTCGGCAACGGGGAGCGCACCGGCAACGTCTGCCTGGTCACCCTGGGCCTGAACCTGCTCAGCCGCGGCGTCGACCCGCAGATCGACTTCTCCGACATCGACGAGGTGCGGCGCACGGTCGAGTACTGCAACCAGCTGCCGGTACCCGAGCGGCACCCCTACGGTGGCGACCTGGTCTACACCGCCTTCTCCGGCTCGCACCAGGACGCCATCAACAAGGGCCTGGACGCGATGAAGGTGGCCGCCGACGAGGCGGACTCCACCGTGGAGGACATCACCTGGGAGGTGCCCTACCTGCCGATCGACCCCAAGGACGTGGGCCGCACCTACGAGGCCGTCATCCGGGTCAACTCGCAGTCGGGCAAGGGCGGCGTCGCCTACATCATGAAGACCGACCACCAGCTGACGCTGCCGCGCCGGCTGCAGATCGAGTTCTCCCAGAGCGTCCAGCGGGTCACCGACAACGAGGGGGGCGAGGTCAGCCCCAAGGCGATGTGGGACGTCTTCTCCGAGGACTACCTGGACCTGGTGAGCCCGCTGGAGCGCATCAGCCAGAAGGTCACCGCCGCCGAGACCGACGACGGGCTGGACACCATCACCGCGAAGGTGCTGCTCAACGGCGCGGAGCACGAGATCACCGGCACCGGCAACGGCCCGGTCGCGGCCTTCGTCGACGCCCTGGGTGAGCTGGACTTCGACGTGCGGGTGCTGGACTACTCCGAGCACGCCATGTCCGCCGGCGGGGACGCCAGCGCGGCGGCGTACGTGGAGTGCGCGGTGGGCGAGACCGTCGTCTGGGGGGTGGGCATCGCGCCCTCCATCACCACGGCCTCGCTGCGAGCGGTGCTCTCCGCAGTGAACCGGGCGGCCAGCCGGGCCTGA
- a CDS encoding ROK family protein, whose translation MTAALHQPTSPTASPVATRRLHVSTPSLQLSTTPAAAVFRTVRLRGPLFRDAVATATGLSSATVNRQVGALLAAGLLRERADLSPAGAIGRPRLPVEVNHTAFVTVGLHIGFKVTVVTAHDLHGRIIGGLQLTTVPDPGASVPEILRAIGLRTKRFLARWASRRVLWAGVAIGGRVHPNGRVDHPRLGWTDAPVGEVLSASLGLPVSVAPHVEAMAAAELMLTPETSPRESTLYFYAREMVGVSLTINGAVHTPTSGPGTLGHLPTGGTTLLDPRRTGRLEAAVGDTGLVDAAVAVGLAVTDIAQLHEQAAAGQPTAVALLSERALVLGRAVGLISDIINPDHIILGGQAFTDAPQTLREVAAAINTHSAAPQRDVRVTAAGEHVQQQAAGAVSLAAVFSEPLAALRHTAL comes from the coding sequence ATGACCGCCGCCTTGCACCAGCCCACCAGCCCGACTGCGTCACCCGTAGCCACCCGCCGCCTGCACGTGAGCACCCCGTCGCTGCAGCTCTCCACCACGCCCGCTGCCGCGGTGTTCCGCACCGTCCGCCTGCGGGGACCGCTGTTTCGCGACGCCGTCGCCACGGCCACCGGGCTGAGCAGCGCCACGGTCAACCGCCAGGTCGGTGCGCTGCTCGCCGCCGGCCTGCTGCGCGAGCGTGCCGACCTCTCCCCCGCGGGGGCCATCGGCCGGCCCCGGCTGCCCGTGGAGGTCAACCACACCGCCTTCGTCACCGTGGGGCTGCACATCGGCTTCAAGGTCACCGTGGTGACCGCGCACGACCTGCACGGACGCATCATCGGTGGACTGCAGCTGACCACGGTCCCGGACCCCGGTGCCAGCGTGCCCGAGATCCTCCGCGCGATCGGCCTGCGCACCAAGCGGTTCCTGGCCCGATGGGCGAGCCGGCGGGTGCTGTGGGCCGGCGTGGCCATCGGCGGCCGGGTGCACCCCAACGGCCGGGTCGACCACCCACGGCTGGGGTGGACCGACGCCCCGGTCGGGGAGGTGCTCAGCGCCAGCCTGGGCCTGCCGGTCTCGGTGGCCCCGCACGTGGAGGCGATGGCGGCAGCCGAGCTGATGCTCACGCCGGAGACCAGTCCCCGCGAGTCCACGCTGTACTTCTACGCCCGCGAGATGGTCGGGGTGTCGCTCACCATCAACGGCGCGGTGCACACCCCCACGTCGGGTCCGGGCACGCTGGGGCACCTGCCCACCGGTGGCACCACCTTGCTGGACCCCCGTCGCACCGGCCGCCTCGAGGCCGCGGTGGGTGACACCGGGCTGGTCGACGCCGCGGTGGCCGTGGGCCTGGCGGTAACCGACATCGCCCAGCTGCACGAGCAGGCTGCGGCGGGGCAGCCGACGGCCGTGGCCCTGCTCAGCGAGCGCGCCCTGGTGCTCGGCCGGGCGGTGGGCCTGATCAGCGACATCATCAACCCCGACCACATCATCCTGGGCGGCCAGGCCTTCACCGACGCTCCGCAGACGCTGCGCGAGGTGGCCGCGGCCATCAACACGCACTCGGCTGCACCGCAGCGCGACGTGCGGGTGACGGCTGCCGGCGAGCACGTCCAGCAGCAGGCCGCCGGCGCGGTGTCGCTGGCCGCGGTGTTCTCCGAACCCCTTGCAGCGCTGCGCCACACCGCCCTCTAG
- a CDS encoding MFS transporter produces the protein MTTLSDVQPTPGGADESAEDRRKRLRTVVAASLLGTTIEWYDFFLYATAASLVFNKIFFPDTSSTVGTMLAFATFAVGFVVRPVGGVVFGHVGDRIGRKKTLALTMVLMGVATALMGVLPTTAQIGVLAPILLLLLRVLQGFALGGEWAGAVLLAVEHSPPGKRGRFGSIPQIGLALGLALGTGVFALLQVVFDEEQFLSYGWRIAFLLSLVLVVVGIVVRLAVEETPAFREVEHLQQRSTAPFKQVFTGRRNIRNSILGLLSRWGEGAAFNTWGVFAITYATGTLAMNKVSVLLAVTVASLVMAVLLPVSGLLVERHGAQRVYLAGIAAYGVLVFPVFALFHTGNLALFGLGLILVFGIVHALFYGAQGTLYASLYPTEIRYTGLSVVYQFSGIYASGLTPLILTSLIAATNGAPWLACGFLVATSVISVVATVLIRPRDLHL, from the coding sequence ATGACCACTCTGTCCGACGTCCAGCCGACGCCGGGAGGTGCGGACGAGAGCGCCGAGGACCGGCGCAAGCGGTTGCGCACCGTCGTGGCTGCCAGCCTGCTCGGCACCACCATCGAGTGGTACGACTTCTTCCTCTACGCCACCGCGGCCAGCCTGGTCTTCAACAAGATCTTCTTCCCCGACACCAGCTCCACCGTGGGCACGATGCTCGCCTTCGCCACCTTCGCGGTCGGCTTCGTGGTTCGCCCGGTCGGCGGGGTGGTCTTCGGCCACGTCGGCGACCGCATCGGCCGCAAGAAGACCCTGGCGCTGACCATGGTGCTGATGGGCGTGGCCACCGCCCTGATGGGCGTGCTGCCCACCACCGCCCAGATCGGCGTGCTGGCACCCATCCTGCTGCTGCTGCTGCGGGTGCTGCAGGGCTTCGCCCTCGGTGGGGAGTGGGCCGGCGCGGTGCTGCTGGCGGTGGAGCACAGCCCGCCGGGCAAGCGGGGCCGCTTCGGCTCCATCCCCCAGATCGGCCTGGCCCTGGGCCTGGCCCTGGGCACCGGGGTGTTCGCGCTGCTGCAGGTGGTCTTCGACGAGGAGCAGTTCCTCAGCTACGGCTGGCGCATCGCGTTCCTGCTGAGCCTGGTGCTGGTGGTGGTGGGCATCGTGGTCCGCCTGGCGGTGGAGGAGACCCCCGCCTTCCGGGAGGTCGAGCACCTGCAGCAGCGCTCCACCGCGCCGTTCAAGCAGGTCTTCACCGGCCGCCGCAACATCCGCAACAGCATCCTCGGGCTGCTGTCCCGGTGGGGCGAGGGCGCGGCGTTCAACACCTGGGGCGTCTTCGCCATCACCTACGCCACCGGCACGCTGGCCATGAACAAGGTGTCGGTGCTGCTGGCGGTGACGGTGGCCTCGCTGGTGATGGCCGTGCTGCTGCCGGTCTCCGGGCTGCTGGTGGAGCGCCACGGCGCCCAGCGGGTGTACCTGGCCGGCATCGCCGCCTACGGCGTGCTGGTGTTCCCGGTGTTCGCGCTGTTCCACACGGGCAACCTGGCGCTGTTCGGGCTGGGCCTGATCCTGGTGTTCGGCATCGTGCACGCGCTGTTCTACGGCGCCCAGGGCACCCTCTACGCCAGCCTGTACCCCACCGAGATCCGCTACACCGGCCTGTCGGTGGTGTACCAGTTCTCCGGCATCTACGCCTCGGGCCTCACCCCGCTGATCCTCACCTCGCTGATCGCGGCCACCAACGGGGCGCCGTGGCTGGCCTGCGGGTTCCTGGTGGCCACCTCGGTGATCAGCGTGGTCGCGACGGTGCTGATCCGCCCGCGTGACCTGCACCTGTAG